In Desulfobotulus mexicanus, a single window of DNA contains:
- a CDS encoding BRO-N domain-containing protein produces the protein MTNNLSTIDFTFQNQTVRTLSENGQIWFVAKDVYDALEITWKGSDSLQSIPESWRGVRSFRTPLKNQHGEYGEQDQEFVIINEPALYKLAFRSNKPAAEEFTNWVASEVLPSIRKTGRYGSAAPVAITHDHEDQILLARHLVREVNGMLASLSTLSQLHQNMVVSVNNILRTVSVLSPEVHHEAFVQSLRQQK, from the coding sequence ATGACAAACAATCTTTCCACCATCGACTTTACCTTTCAGAATCAAACAGTAAGAACTTTATCCGAAAACGGGCAAATCTGGTTTGTTGCTAAAGATGTTTACGATGCTCTCGAAATCACATGGAAAGGCTCTGATTCTTTGCAGAGTATTCCAGAAAGCTGGAGGGGGGTCCGGAGTTTCCGGACCCCCCTCAAAAACCAGCACGGTGAGTACGGGGAGCAGGACCAAGAATTTGTCATCATCAACGAACCCGCCCTGTACAAGCTGGCCTTCCGCTCCAACAAACCAGCCGCCGAAGAGTTCACCAACTGGGTGGCCTCGGAAGTGCTCCCCTCCATCCGCAAGACGGGCCGCTATGGATCTGCCGCTCCCGTGGCCATCACCCATGACCATGAAGACCAGATCCTTCTGGCAAGGCACCTTGTCCGGGAAGTGAATGGTATGCTGGCAAGCTTAAGCACCCTGAGCCAGCTTCATCAGAATATGGTGGTGTCCGTGAACAATATCCTCCGGACGGTAAGCGTACTCAGTCCGGAAGTCCACCATGAGGCCTTTGTTCAGTCCCTCAGGCAGCAGAAATAA
- a CDS encoding HNH endonuclease — protein sequence MELIKYEIMERLLNEFVGMQFTTQDFVHVFKKQLPDIYNTIVIEFGSGGKGSGRNYSSNVHIGKSISKHRESTLALTFITDIKAPKAWGNPVIPLWDYNPNNIETVRFGTSIENDISDLLDNDKISGTDREALVLSRIGQGEFRKKLIKYWKHCAVTHCKDTDLLIASHIKPWSKSSNIERLDVYNGLLLTPNIDRLFDRGYVSFSDKGKILISNLLPNNTKKQFGIDKGLCIKMEENHIKYMEHHREYVFRTTTR from the coding sequence ATGGAATTGATAAAATATGAAATAATGGAAAGATTGCTCAATGAATTTGTAGGGATGCAATTTACCACGCAGGACTTTGTTCATGTGTTTAAAAAACAATTGCCAGATATATATAATACAATTGTTATAGAGTTTGGGTCAGGAGGCAAAGGATCGGGTAGAAATTATTCATCTAATGTTCATATTGGAAAGTCAATCTCCAAACACCGCGAATCCACTCTAGCACTAACTTTTATTACCGATATTAAAGCACCCAAAGCTTGGGGTAACCCAGTAATTCCTCTTTGGGATTATAATCCAAATAATATTGAAACAGTAAGATTCGGAACATCCATTGAAAATGATATCTCAGATCTATTAGACAATGATAAAATTTCTGGAACTGATAGAGAGGCTTTAGTATTATCCAGAATTGGGCAAGGAGAATTTAGAAAAAAGCTCATTAAATACTGGAAGCACTGCGCTGTAACCCACTGTAAAGATACAGACCTATTAATTGCTTCTCATATTAAACCATGGTCTAAAAGCTCAAATATTGAGAGATTGGATGTTTACAATGGCTTATTGCTTACTCCAAACATTGATCGTCTTTTTGATAGAGGGTATGTCTCATTTTCTGATAAAGGAAAGATATTAATATCAAATCTCCTACCTAATAATACGAAAAAACAATTTGGTATAGATAAAGGGTTATGCATAAAGATGGAAGAGAATCATATAAAGTACATGGAACATCATAGAGAATATGTTTTTCGGACAACCACAAGATAA
- a CDS encoding BRO-N domain-containing protein has translation MENNLPTTNFIFQNCTIRTLSENGEIWFVAKDVCEALGISWTGKQTLASIPDEWKGLRNFLTPSSEDNRGGGEQG, from the coding sequence ATGGAAAACAACCTGCCCACCACCAATTTTATTTTTCAAAACTGTACAATCAGAACCCTTTCTGAAAACGGAGAGATCTGGTTTGTCGCTAAAGATGTATGTGAAGCACTAGGGATCTCATGGACGGGGAAACAAACGCTTGCCTCTATACCCGATGAATGGAAAGGACTCAGGAATTTCCTGACCCCTTCTTCCGAAGACAACCGGGGCGGCGGTGAGCAGGGATAA